In Lacerta agilis isolate rLacAgi1 chromosome 1, rLacAgi1.pri, whole genome shotgun sequence, the following proteins share a genomic window:
- the LOC117045311 gene encoding acyl-coenzyme A thioesterase 1-like isoform X1, with translation MANYGFVTLALAYYAYEDLPKDMKEFHLEYFEEALNYMLKHPKVKGPGVGLLGHSKGGDLCISMASFLKGVTVTVTINSSVANIATALHYKDITIPPLGFNLERVKIDKSGVADILDVLNNPLEGPDRQSFIPLEKAEGRFLFIIGQDDHNFKSEFFAVEASKRLQAYGKEKPEIICYPGAGHYIEPPYFPMCAASMHFMVSRPVIWGGEPRAHAAAQVDAWGRIQTFFRKHLDGKQGEERSKL, from the exons ATGGCCAATTATGGCTTTGTAACATTAGCATTGGCCTATTATGCTTATGAAGATCTTCCCAAAGATATGAAGGAATTTCATCTGGAGTATTTTGAAGAAGCTCTGAACTATATGCTGAAACATCCAAAG GTTAAAGGTCCAGGAGTTGGACTCCTGGGACACTCAAAAGGTGGTGACCTGTGTATTTCTATGGCCTCTTTCTTAAAGGGTGTCACTGTTACAGTCACTATTAATAGCTCTGTGGCCAATATAGCTACGGCACTGCACTACAAGGACATCACCATTCCACCTCTTGGTTTCAATTTAGAGCGGGTCAAAATTGACAAGTCTGGTGTTGCTGACATTTTGGATGTCCTGAACAACCCACTTGAGGGCCCCGATCGCCAAAGTTTTATTCcattggagaaggctgaaggacgTTTCCTCTTCATCATAGGCCAGGATGACCACAACTTTAAGAGCGAATTCTTTGCTGTGGAAGCCTCCAAGCGGCTACAGGCTTATGGAAAAGAAAAACCTGAGATAATTTGCTATCCTGGAGCAGGACATTATATTGAGCCTCCATATTTTCCTATGTGTGCAGCTTCAATGCATTTCATGGTGAGCAGACCAGTGATCTGGGGAGGGGAACCCAGGGCTCATGCCGCAGCACAGGTGGATGCATGGGGACGGATTCAGACCTTCTTCCGCAAACACCTCGATGGAAAACAAGGTGAAGAACGCAGCAAGCTCTGA
- the DNAL1 gene encoding dynein light chain 1, axonemal — protein sequence MAKATTIKEALARWEEKNGQKPSEAKEVKLYAQIPPIEKMDASLSTLVSCEKLSLSTNCIEKIANLNGLKNLRILSLGRNNVKNLNGLEAVGDTLEELWISYNLIEKLKGLHVMKKLKILYMSNNLVKDWAEFVRLAELPLLEDLVFVGNPLEEKYSADSQSAWVEEATKRVPKLKKLDGIPVIKQEEGDEGENPA from the exons ATG GCAAAAGCAACAACTATTAAGGAAGCTCTAGCCAGATGG gaAGAAAAAAATGGTCAGAAGCCATCGGAGGCCAAAGAAGTGAAACTTTATGCCCAGATTCCCCCTATAGAGAAAATGGATGCATCTCTTTCCACTCTAGTTAGCTGCGA AAAGCTGTCCTTATCTACAAACTGCATTGAAAAAATTGCCAACTTGAATGGGTTAA AAAACTTACGGATATTGTCACTGGGAAGAAACAACGTAAAGAATCTGAATGGGCTG GAGGCAGTTGGGGATACTTTAGAGGAGCTGTGGATCTCATACAACCTGATTGAGAAATTGAAAGGGCTACATGTGATGAAGAAGCTGAAGATTCTCTACATGTCAAATAATCTGGTAAAAGACTGGG CAGAGTTTGTGAGGCTGGCAGAGTTGCCATTACTGGAGGATCTGGTGTTTGTAGGTAATCCACTGGAAGAGAAATACTCCGCTGATTCGCAAAGTGCCTGGGTTGAGGAAGCAACGAAACGAGTGCCCAAACTCAAGAAACTTGATG
- the LOC117045305 gene encoding acyl-coenzyme A thioesterase 1-like yields the protein MWRRVTAKAWDVCLEHFGGVSRPFGRTSLKSCGRRGVATVSVDPAAGLADQPVNVAVWGLPPLQEVTLRALAVNEEGILFDSCAHYQADEQGQVDLSKDPSKGGDYTGLEPMGLFWSLSPAAMENPYQRLEPRKVKGPMKLEMSVHQGYSQPGAIPGQVLAKTNVERRFILPEVRRIRVKDGAVRGSLFLPPGNGPFPGVIDMFGDEGGLIEYRSSLLATHGFAALSLPYFNFEDLPKIMEDFHLEYFEEAARFLLRHPKVKGPGIGVIGTGKGAELASSMMTFLPEVVAAVCISGCSSITATALHYGKLTLPGLCFNMSRVSISENGVFDIYEALDDPMDPANSRSRIPIEKAEGHFLFVVGEEDRIWKSSVYAEIATGCLCQHGKDNFTLLSYSGAGHQINPIFTPVCLVALDRVLGVPILGGGERRAHAHAQEHSWGKILEFLQFHLR from the exons ATGTGGCGACGGGTCACAGCCAAAGCTTGGGACGTCTGCCTGGAGCACTTCGGGGGTGTGAGCCGCCCCTTCGGGAGGACCTCCCTCAAAAGCTGCGGCAGAAGAGGGGTAGCGACAGTCTCGGTTGACCCCGCTGCAGGCTTGGCAGATCAACCCGTGAATGTTGCGGTTTGGGGACTCCCGCCTCTGCAGGAAGTGACCCTAAGGGCGCTGGCGGTGAACGAGGAGGGCATCCTCTTTGATTCCTGTGCCCATTACCAGGCGGATGAGCAAGGGCAGGTAGATCTGTCCAAAGACCCCTCCAAGGGAGGAGACTACACGGGCTTGGAGCCCATGGGGCTGTTTTGGAGCCTCTCGCCGGCTGCAATGGAGAACCCCTACCAAAGGCTGGAGCCCAGAAAAGTGAAGGGTCCCATGAAACTGGAGATGTCAGTGCACCAGGGCTACAGTCAGCCCGGTGCTATCCCTGGACAGGTGCTTGCCAAAACGAACGTGGAAAGGCGGTTCATTCTTCCCGAAGTGAGAAGGATTAGGGTGAAGGACGGTGCGGTGAGAGGGAGCTTGTTCCTTCCCCCAG GAAATGGCCCCTTTCCAGGAGTGATAGATATGTTTGGTGATGAAGGTGGGTTAATTGAATACCGATCCAGCCTTCTGGCTACTCATGGCTTTGCTGCTCTTTCCCTGCCATATTTTAATTTTGAGGATCTTCCCAAAATCATGGAGGATTTCCACCTTGAGTACTTTGAAGAGGCAGCTAGGTTTCTGCTGCGCCATCCAAAG GTTAAAGGTCCAGGAATTGGTGTTATTGGGACTGGCAAAGGAGCAGAATTGGCATCTTCAATGATGACTTTCTTGCCAGAAGTAGTGGCTGCCGTCTGCATTTCTGGTTGCAGCTCCATCACAGCCACTGCCCTCCATTATGGCAAACTTACTTTGCCTGGGCTTTGCTTTAATATGAGCAGGGTCAGTATTTCAGAGAATGGTGTTTTCGACATTTACGAAGCCTTGGATGACCCAATGGACCCAGCTAATTCACGCAGCCGCATCCCCATAGAAAAAGCAGAAGGGCACTTCCTTTTTGTAGTGGGGGAAGAAGACCGGATTTGGAAGAGTTCTGTATATGCTGAAATAGCCACTGGGTGCCTGTGCCAACACGGGAAGGACAACTTTACACTCTTGAGTTACTCTGGAGCAGGCCATCAAATTAATCCAATATTTACCCCAGTTTGTCTGGTAGCCTTAGACCGTGTTTTAGGGGTGCCTATTCTGGGTGGTGGAGAGAGGAGAGCTCATGCCCATGCCCAAGAACATTCTTGGGGGAAGATTTTGGAGTTTCTGCAGTTCCACTTGAGATGA
- the LOC117045311 gene encoding acyl-coenzyme A thioesterase 1-like isoform X2, with protein MDARIDFSPAGRSLFDEPLGISVLGLQPQQEVTLRASLQDETGVLFESLALYRADSSGQLDLRRSPALEGGSFSGLEPMGLLWALKPRKPFRRLVKRDVQRPFSLELEVLEGHGEGLAGGVLAKGAHERCFLRAGVQRIPVRDGRVRATLFLPPGDGPFPGIIDISGAGGGLPEYRACLMANYGFVTLALAYYAYEDLPKDMKEFHLEYFEEALNYMLKHPKVKGPGVGLLGHSKGGDLCISMASFLKGVTVTVTINSSVANIATALHYKDITIPPLGFNLERVKIDKSGVADILDVLNNPLEGPDRQSFIPLEKAEGRFLFIIGQDDHNFKSEFFAVEASKRLQAYGKEKPEIICYPGAGHYIEPPYFPMCAASMHFMVSRPVIWGGEPRAHAAAQVDAWGRIQTFFRKHLDGKQGEERSKL; from the exons ATGGACGCCCGCATCGACTTCTCCCCCGCCGGCCGGAGCCTCTTCGACGAGCCGCTGGGCATCTCGGTGTTGGGGCTGCAGCCCCAGCAAGAGGTCACGCTCCGGGCGTCGCTGCAGGACGAGACCGGGGTGCTCTTCGAGTCTCTCGCGCTCTACCGGGCGGACAGCAGCGGGCAGCTGGACCTGAGGCGCTCGCCGGCGCTGGAGGGCGGCAGCTTCTCCGGCCTGGAGCCCATGGGGCTGCTGTGGGCGCTGAAGCCGCGCAAGCCCTTCAGGCGGCTGGTGAAGCGCGACGTGCAGCGCCCCTTCAGCCTGGAGCTGGAGGTGCTCGAAGGACACGGAGAGGGCCTCGCGGGAGGCGTCCTCGCCAAGGGCGCCCACGAGAGGTGCTTCCTGCGCGCCGGCGTCCAGAGGATCCCCGTGCGGGACGGGCGGGTCCGtgccaccctcttcctgcccccgG GTGATGGTCCCTTTCCTGGAATCATTGATATTTCAGGAGCTGGAGGAGGACTTCCAGAATACCGAGCCTGTCTGATGGCCAATTATGGCTTTGTAACATTAGCATTGGCCTATTATGCTTATGAAGATCTTCCCAAAGATATGAAGGAATTTCATCTGGAGTATTTTGAAGAAGCTCTGAACTATATGCTGAAACATCCAAAG GTTAAAGGTCCAGGAGTTGGACTCCTGGGACACTCAAAAGGTGGTGACCTGTGTATTTCTATGGCCTCTTTCTTAAAGGGTGTCACTGTTACAGTCACTATTAATAGCTCTGTGGCCAATATAGCTACGGCACTGCACTACAAGGACATCACCATTCCACCTCTTGGTTTCAATTTAGAGCGGGTCAAAATTGACAAGTCTGGTGTTGCTGACATTTTGGATGTCCTGAACAACCCACTTGAGGGCCCCGATCGCCAAAGTTTTATTCcattggagaaggctgaaggacgTTTCCTCTTCATCATAGGCCAGGATGACCACAACTTTAAGAGCGAATTCTTTGCTGTGGAAGCCTCCAAGCGGCTACAGGCTTATGGAAAAGAAAAACCTGAGATAATTTGCTATCCTGGAGCAGGACATTATATTGAGCCTCCATATTTTCCTATGTGTGCAGCTTCAATGCATTTCATGGTGAGCAGACCAGTGATCTGGGGAGGGGAACCCAGGGCTCATGCCGCAGCACAGGTGGATGCATGGGGACGGATTCAGACCTTCTTCCGCAAACACCTCGATGGAAAACAAGGTGAAGAACGCAGCAAGCTCTGA